One genomic window of Dermacentor andersoni chromosome 8, qqDerAnde1_hic_scaffold, whole genome shotgun sequence includes the following:
- the LOC126525966 gene encoding uncharacterized protein, with protein sequence MQAFIAAAVLSFVASALAGGYGGGYGGGYGGGYAAAPVALGATYAAPAVGYGYGVGAKTLSYGATYSAPVAAYAAPAVTKTVSTYAAPAVAYGGYGGYGGYGGYGGYGGGLGYAAPAAVATYAAPAVAKTVVAAPAVATYAAPAAVGYGYGGYGLGGYGGYGHGGYGGYGHGGYGGYGAGYVTPAVATYAAPAVARYAVPAVTKTVSVAPAVASYAVPAVATKAVGYGLGYGGGYGGGYGAGYGIGYGAGYGLGYAAPVYGHYASKYYKK encoded by the exons ATGCAGGCCTTC ATCGCAGCAGCCGTTCTAAGCTTCGTCGCCTCGGCTCTAGCCGGTGGCTACGGAGGTGGTTACGGTGGCGGTTATGGCGGCGGCTACGCCGCGGCGCCCGTCGCGCTCGGCGCCACCTACGCCGCCCCGGCCGTGGGCTACGGATACGGCGTAGGAGCCAAGACCCTGTCCTACGGCGCAACCTACTCTGCTCCCGTCGCTGCCTATGCCGCCCCAGCCGTCACCAAGACCGTCTCAACATACGCCGCTCCCGCCGTAGCCTATGGCGGATACGGAGGTTACGGTGGATACGGAGGATACGGCGGCTACGGAGGAGGACTGGGATACGCGGCACCCGCTGCCGTCGCTACCTACGCCGCACCCGCCGTGGCTAAGACCGTTGTTGCCGCTCCGGCCGTCGCTACATACGCCGCTCCCGCCGCTGTCGGCTACGGCTACGGAGGATATGGCCTTGGCGGCTACGGAGGATACGGTCACGGCGGATACGGAGGTTACGGACACGGTGGATACGGAGGATACGGAGCCGGCTACGTCACCCCTGCAGTCGCGACTTACGCTGCTCCCGCCGTCGCCCGCTATGCCGTCCCGGCTGTAACCAAGACCGTGTCCGTGGCTCCAGCCGTCGCCAGCTACGCCGTGCCAGCCGTGGCGACCAAGGCTGTTGGCTACGGCCTCGGCTATGGTGGCGGATACGGAGGCGGCTACGGAGCCGGATACGGCATCGGATATGGAGCCGGGTACGGCCTCGGCTACGCAGCGCCAGTGTACGGCCACTACGCGTCCAAGTACTACAAGAAATGA